The Culex pipiens pallens isolate TS unplaced genomic scaffold, TS_CPP_V2 Cpp_Un0003, whole genome shotgun sequence genome includes a region encoding these proteins:
- the LOC120430038 gene encoding basic proline-rich protein-like, translating to PPPPPPLPPTLPPPPPLPPTPPPPPILPLPHIPPLLPLPPSPPPPPPPPPPPPPPPPPPPPPPPPPPPPPPHPPPPPPPPPPPPPPPPPPPPPPPPPPPPPPPPPPPPPPPPPPPPPPPPPPPPPPPPPPSPPPPPPLPPPPPPPPAPRPPPPPPPPPPPPPPPPPPPPPPPPPPPPPPPHPPPPPPPPPPPPSPPPPPPPPPLPPPPPLPPPPPPPPPSPPPPPPPPPSPSPSPPPPPPPFPPPPPPPPPPPPSLPPPPPLPPPPPPPPPPPLPPPPPPPPPPPPPPPPPPPPPPPPPPPLPPPPPPPPPPPPPPPTPPPPPPPPPPPPPAPPPPPPPPPPPPAPPPPPPPPAPPPPPPPPPPTPPPPPPPPPPPPPPPTPPPPPPPPPPLPPPPLFPPPPPPPPPPPPPPPPPPPPPPPPPPPPPSPPPPPPPPPPPPPPPPPPPPPPPPPPLPPPLPPPPPPPPPSPPPPPPPPPPPLPPSLPPPPPPPPPLPPPPPPSPPPPPTPALPPPPPPSPPPPPPPPLPPPLPPPPPPPLPPSPPPPPPPPPPPPPP from the exons ccccctccccctcctcccctcccccctaccctcccccccccccctcccctcccccctaccccccccccc CCCCCAATCCTACCCCTCCCCCACATCCCCCCCCTCCTCCCGCTCCCCCCTTCccct cctcctcccccccccccccccccccccccccccccccccccccccccccctcccccccccccccccccccccccccccccccccccccacccccccccccccccccccccccccccccccccccccccccccccccctccccccccccccccccccccccccccccccccccccccccccccccccccacccccccccccccccccccccccccccccccccccccctcccccccccccccccccccccccccccccccccccctccccccccccccccccccccctccccccccccccccccccccccccagccccccgacccccccctcccccccccccccccccccccccccctcccccccccccccccccccccccccccccccctcccccccccccccccccccccccccacccccccccccccccccccccccc ccccccccccccctcccctccccccccccccccccccccccccctccccccccccccccccctccccccccccccccccccccctcccccctcccccccccccccccctcccccccccccttccccctccccttccccccccccccccccccctcccttccccccccccccccctccccccccccccccccccccctccctcccccccccccccccccttccccccccccctcccccccccccacccccccccctcccccccccccctccccccccccccccccccccccccccccccccccccc ccccccccccccctccccccccccccccccccctcccccccccccccccccccccccccccccccccgccacccccccccaccccccccccccccccccccccccccccccctcccccccccgcccccccccccccgccacccccccccccccccccccccgccccccccccccccccccccccccccgcccccccccccccccccccccccccccctcccaccccccccccccccccccccccccccccccccccccccccccctcccacccccccccccccccctcccccccccccccccctcccccccccccccctcttcccccccccccccccccccccccccccccccccccccccccc cccccctcccccccccccccccccccctccccccccccctcccccctcccccccccccccccccccccccccccccccccccccccccccccccccccccccccccccccccccccctcccccccccctcccccctcccctcccccccccccccccccccccccccccctcccccccccccccccccccccctccccccccccccctccccccctccctcccccccccccctccccccccccctcccctcccccctcccccccccccctccccccctccaccccccacccccgccctccccccccccccccccccctcccctcccccccccccccctccccccctccccccccccctccccccccccccccccccccccctccccccttccccccccccccccccccctcccccccctccccccccccccccc
- the LOC128093695 gene encoding basic proline-rich protein-like codes for PPPPLPPPPPPPSPPSPPPPPSPPPSPPPPPPPSPPPSLLPPPPPPPPPPPPPPPPPPPLPPPPPSPPPPPPPSPSPPPPLPPPPPPPSPPPPPPPPPPPPSPPPPPPPPPSPPRPPSPPPPPPPPPPPPPPPLPPPPPPPSPPLPPLPPPSPPPPPPPPPPSPPPPPPPPPPPPPPPPPPPPPPPPPPPPPPPPPPPPPPPPPPPPPPPPPPPPPPPQPPPPPPPPPPPTPPPPPPHPPPPPPPPPPFPPPPSPPPPPPPPPPLPPPPPLPLPPPPPLPPPPSPPPPPPPPPPPPSPPLPPPPPPPPPPPPPLPLPPPPPPPPPSPPPPPPLPPPPPPPPPPPPPPPPPPPPPPPPPAPLPPPPPLPPPPPPPPPPPPPLSPPPPLPPPPPPPLPPSPPPPPPPPPPPPPPPPPPPPPPPPSPPPSPPPPPPPPPPSPPPPLPLPSLPPPPPPPPPPPLPPPPPPPLPPPPPPPPPPLPPPPPPPSPPPPPPPPPPPPPSPLPPPPPPPSP; via the exons ccccccccccctctcccccccccccccccccccccctcccccccctcccccccccctcccccctccccccccccttcccccccccccccccctcccccctccccccccccctccctcctccccccccccccccctccccctccccctcccccccctccccccccccccccccctcccctcccccccccccccccctctccccccccccccccccccccctccccctccccccccccccccctcccccccccccctccccccccctccccccccccccccccccc ccctcccccccctcccccctcccctcccccccccccccccccccccccctcccccccccgccccccctcccccccccctccccctccccccccccctcccccccctcccccccccctcccccctccccccccccccccctccccccccctcccccccctcccccccccctcccccccccccccccccccccctccccccccctcccccccccctcccccccctcccccccccccccccccccc ccccccccccccccccccccccccccccccccccccccccccccccccccccccccccccccccccccccccccccccccccccccccccccccccccccccccccccccccccccccccccccccccagcccccccccccccccccccccccccccccccccacccccccccccccccccccccaccccccccctcccccccccccccccccccccttccccccccccccctcccccccccccccccctcccccccccccccctctccccccccccccccccctccccctccctccccccccccccctccccccccccccctccccccccccccccccccctccaccccccccccccccctccccccccctccccccccctccccccccccccccccctccccccccccccctccccctccctccccctcccccccctccccccccctcccccccccccccccccccccttccccctcccccccccccccccccccc cccccctcccccccccccccccccccccccccccccccctccccccccagcccccctccccccccccccccccctcccccccccccccccccctcccccccccccccctcctcccctctccccccctccccccctcccccctcccccccccccccccctccccccctccccccctcccccccccccccccccccctccccctcccccccctccccc ccctcccccccctcccccccccccctccccccccccctcccccccccctccccctccccccccccccccctccccccccccccccctccccctcccctccctccccccccctcccccccccccccctccccctcccctccccccccctcccccccccccccttcccccccctcccccccccccccccccccccctcccccctccccctcctcccccctcccctcccccccctccccccccccccccccccccccccccttcccccctccccccccctcccccccccccctccccc